The Arachis ipaensis cultivar K30076 chromosome B07, Araip1.1, whole genome shotgun sequence genomic interval TCCGGCCGGGTGGTCTTTGCGAGGAtatcatccacgtagacttccaccgTTTTGCCGATAAGATCGCTGAATATTTTGTTCATTAGCCTCTGATACGTCGCCCCCGCGTTTTTCAGGCCAAAGGGCATCACTTTGTAGCAGTAGAtccctcctggcgttatgaacgctgtTTTATCCTCGTCCGGCTGGTGCATCGATATCTGGTTGTAgcccgagtaggcgtccatgaagctcagataccggtaccccgcGGCCGCGTCAATGAGTGCATCAATGTTGGAGAGGGGATAGCAGTCTTTGGGACACGCCTTATTGAGATCAGAGTAGTCTACACACATCCTCCATCTCCCATTGTGCTTTTTTACCAGGACCACATTTGACAACCAGGTAGAATAGTCTAGTTCCCGGATAAACCCTGCTTTAAGGAGGCTGGCCGTTTTTCTGGCCACTTCCTCTGCCCTTTCATGagacatttttcttcttctttgggccACTGGTTTGGCTTCCGGCCTAATGGCTAGGCGGTGTGACATGATTCCGGAGTCTATCCCCGGCATATCGGCAGGTGTCCAGGCAAATAAGTCGCCATTGGCTctgatcatttccatcaaagATTCTTTCAACTCATGGGGGAGGTTCCTATTCACGAACGTGAACTTTTCCTCCGAGTTTTGACCCTAAACTTTTCCAGGTCCCCTTCGGGTTCGGGTCTGGGTTTGTCGTCAACTCTGGCATCCAGGTCGGCGAGGAATACTCCTGATGCCTCTTTAGACTTCTTTCTTAACGAGAGACTGGcgttgtcgcaagcgactgcTATTTCCAAGTCTCCCCTCACAGACCCTACTGACCCTTCTTCAGTTATGAACTTCATTACCAACATCCTTGTGCTGATGTCTCCTCCTAGGTCGTTGATTGTCTTTCTCCCGAGGATGATGATGTAAGCGGTGGAGTCTCGTAGGATCACGAACTCGGCCATTATCGTTCTTCTTCTCTGGCCTTGTCCCAATGAGATTGGTAGGGTGATTATGCCATCTGGGTTGATGAAATGGTCGCCGAGCTCCACAACGCCGTGCTGGTGAGTCTGTAGGTCGGCGTCCCTTAGGCCTAAGGCATCGAACACATTgcggaacatgatgttcgagtctgcccccGTATCTACGAGGATTTTTTTGACGAGACTGGTTCTTACTCTAGCCGTTATGACCATGGGGGGCTTTCTCCGACTTCGTCAAACTACTGATCTTTCGGGCCGAACGAAATGTGTGGGAGCTTCCTCGTGCCTCGCGCAGAGGACGAGGAGACCGCCAGGACTTTGGCATCTTTTCTTTGTGCCGACCTCGACCTAGGTGCCGCGTTCCTAGCTGTTACCCCATTCACTATGGTGAAGCCTCGGTCGTCTTCCTCCGGTTCTTGGCGTTGCTTGGCCGCCCGGGTCCTATCCTCGCCGTCGTGGTCGCGATTCCGTCGTCTCGGCTCCCTAATGAGGTGGGAGAATTCATCTAGCTTCCCGTCCCTGATCGCTTGCTCTAATGCATCCTTCAGGTCGAAGCAATCCTGTGTTTTGTGCCCATAGCCTTTGTGGTAGTCGCAGTAGAGGCTTCGATTTCCCCCTGTTCGTTCCTTCAGTGGTCGGGGTTTCGACAAGATCCCTTTTTCGGCAATTTGTTGATAAACCTCCATGATTGGTGAGGTGAGGGGAGTGTAATTGGTGAACTTTCTGACCCGAGGAAACAGTTTGGGTGCTTTTCTCGAAtcgccgtccctggcgtgttccttttgTCCTTCTCTGCTCCCGTGCTGCCGGTCCTGGTGGTAGGagggctgccgtttgttggcggcCACGACTTGGCTCACTTCTTCGTCGTTGATGTACTCCTTGGCTACACATTGGATCTCCTGCATGGTCCACACTGGCTTCGTGGTGAGGTGTTTTCTGAAGTCCTCGTTCAGGAGTCTGTTTGTCAGGCACAAGCTTGCAACCGAGTCTGTCAGCCCGTCGATTTCTAGGCACTCGTCGTTGAATCTGTTTAAGTATTTCCTGGTCGGCTCGTCGGGTCGCTGAGTCACCCCGAGCAGGTTGATTGGGTGCTTCGCTTTGGCGATCCTGGTCGTGAATTAGGCTAAGAAGGCACGGCTGATGTCCGCGAAACCGGTCACTGAGTcctgcgggaggttattgaaccaccgtattgcaggtcccgccAGAGTGGCCGGGAATGCgcggcaccttacctcgtctcccactccctccaggttcatcctggcttCAAAGGCCGTGAGGTGTTCCAGCGGGTCCTGCGTTCCGtcatacctcatgtccgttggcttgtcaaagtgttttggcagccggacctcgagtatgGAACGATGAAATGGGGTCGCTCCCATTATCATGGGTCCTCGCATTCTCGTCGTTCTTCCTTCGTCGTCCTCCCGACGAGCGTCTTTGGTTCCGCGATCTGTAGTACGCCGCCTCTCATGTCTGGAGTAGATGACGGGGTCATGGCGTCTTCTCGCGCGTCCTCTTTCCCCCGCGCTCTCGGACTCAGCCTGGCGGCTGGGCGTGCGTCTGGAGTGGCTCCTAGAGTGAGAGCGGGAGTGGCTTTGTTCTGGGGTGTGCTGGTCGTGCTCCCTGTTTGCTAGCCGGCGTTCCAAGTCTTGCATCCTGTGGCgtagttcttgcattattctggcgtgATTATCACCAGTTCCCCCGAAGGGTCATCTCTCTTGAGGTTGTGTTGTGTGTCTTGGAGGGGATCTCGTGCGCTGCTGGGAAGCAGTTGCGGCGGCGTCCCCTCCGGGCTCGGCCTCGCAGCATGTTCCACTTTGGACCAGTACGAAGTCCATGGACGTCCCCACAGCCAGCGCCAATATTCGGTAGATCGGGTACCGGACGGATTGGACAAGTATCCTAGTCAATGGAGGGGAAGTCATCTGGTCGTACGTCTCCGAGTTGGGGGTAGGCGAGGTCCCGAGCTCTTCAAATGTgaaaggggggtgtcacctgcaaagacactccgatgcccaAGTCAGTGAAGTGTGCAGGCGAGTAGAGAGTGagtggtatgtgacgtaccttgggggaagggtagatCCTTTCCTATTTATactgtgtcagaggtgggccctgcagCGACAGGCCCACCTTCTTCGAGGCCTCCCTTGCACAGCTGAAGCgaagctgtcagggacgcgtgtcagggacgcgtgtccaGGTC includes:
- the LOC107606718 gene encoding uncharacterized protein LOC107606718 gives rise to the protein MRYDGTQDPLEHLTAFEARMNLEGVGDEVRCRAFPATLAGPAIRIAKAKHPINLLGVTQRPDEPTRKYLNRFNDECLEIDGLTDSVASLCLTNRLLNEDFRKHLTTKPVWTMQEIQCVAKEYINDEEVSQVVAANKRQPSYHQDRQHGSREGQKEHARDGDSRKAPKLFPRVRKFTNYTPLTSPIMEVYQQIAEKGILSKPRPLKERTGGNRSLYCDYHKGYGHKTQDCFDLKDALEQAIRDGKLDEFSHLIREPRRRNRDHDGEDRTRAAKQRQEPEEDDRGFTIVNGVTARNAAPRSRSAQRKDAKVLAVSSSSARGTRKLPHISFGPKDQ